One Paraburkholderia caffeinilytica DNA segment encodes these proteins:
- a CDS encoding dienelactone hydrolase family protein, with product MLKPDIDSLVPHVPFNRRTFIKAALGTGFAAAVLPVSAQTIHTDSDGLEAGEIGVRSGDTLVPAYRAQPKGKTHLPVIIVIHEAFGVHEHIADVCRRFAKLGYLAIAPDLFVREGDPAVLPTIQQISDQILSKVPDEQALDDLDATVAWAGEHGGDLNRLGVNGFCWGGRIAWLYAEHNPRLKAAAAWYGRVNGDHTATTPANPLDRAADLHAPVLGLYGLQDQSIPQASLEQMKQAIAQGPQAGRGSQFVVYDDAGHAFFADYRPSYRKVDAEDGWRRALMWFKQHGVA from the coding sequence ATGCTGAAACCCGACATCGACAGCCTGGTCCCGCACGTTCCCTTCAATCGACGCACCTTCATCAAAGCCGCGCTCGGCACCGGTTTCGCGGCGGCTGTGCTGCCGGTGTCGGCGCAAACCATCCACACCGATAGCGACGGTCTCGAAGCCGGCGAGATTGGCGTGCGTTCGGGCGATACGCTCGTGCCGGCCTATCGCGCACAGCCGAAGGGCAAGACGCATCTGCCGGTGATCATCGTGATCCATGAGGCGTTCGGCGTGCATGAGCATATTGCCGACGTGTGCCGGCGCTTTGCCAAGCTCGGTTATCTGGCGATCGCGCCGGATCTGTTCGTCCGCGAGGGCGATCCGGCAGTGCTGCCGACCATCCAGCAGATCAGCGACCAGATTCTCAGCAAGGTGCCGGACGAGCAGGCGCTGGACGATCTCGACGCTACCGTCGCGTGGGCGGGCGAGCACGGCGGCGATCTGAACCGGCTGGGCGTGAATGGCTTCTGCTGGGGAGGACGCATCGCGTGGTTGTATGCCGAGCACAATCCCCGGCTGAAGGCGGCAGCGGCATGGTACGGCCGGGTCAACGGCGATCACACTGCAACGACGCCGGCGAACCCGCTCGACCGCGCGGCTGACCTGCATGCGCCGGTGCTAGGGCTGTATGGCTTGCAGGATCAGAGCATTCCCCAAGCCTCGCTCGAGCAGATGAAACAGGCTATCGCGCAGGGACCGCAGGCGGGGCGCGGCTCGCAATTCGTCGTGTACGACGACGCGGGCCATGCTTTTTTCGCGGACTACCGGCCGAGCTACAGGAAGGTCGATGCCGAGGATGGCTGGCGGCGTGCGTTGATGTGGTTCAAACAGCATGGCGTCGCATAA
- a CDS encoding NAD(P)/FAD-dependent oxidoreductase — translation MHRFIVVGGGAGGLELATRLGDRYAPHKNKGGVHAQVTLVDRNPTHIWKPLLHEVAAGSMDPFTQELEYAAQARWHGFEFQQGDLTGLDRTNKRLTLGPVLDDDGAELLPTRELEYDTLIVAIGSTTAFFGVKGASEFSLALDTVSQAERFRKRLIAACMRAEHQVHEPVESGPGTSPSSEPRIQVAIVGGGATGVELSAELRNTAQVLSAYGLHKLDPRHDVGIVLIEAGPRILPALQERVSTATAELLTKLGVKLMIGETVAEVAPGMIRTASGKTVRADLTVWAAGIKAPAILSELDGLPVNRLGQLIVRRTLQTEIDDNIFALGDCAACPWPGNERNVPPRAQAAHQQASFLMKALAARLENKPLPEFTYRDFGSLVSLGHFSAVGNLMGGVIGGNMLIEGLFARFMYMSLYRLHIAALHGYARMVLDTFAHWLRRTTLPRVKLH, via the coding sequence ATGCATCGTTTTATCGTCGTTGGCGGGGGCGCGGGGGGACTGGAACTGGCGACGCGTCTGGGCGACCGCTATGCACCCCACAAGAACAAAGGCGGTGTGCACGCGCAAGTGACGCTTGTCGATCGCAATCCAACCCATATCTGGAAGCCGCTGTTGCATGAGGTGGCAGCCGGCAGCATGGACCCGTTCACCCAGGAACTCGAATATGCGGCGCAGGCGCGCTGGCACGGCTTTGAGTTCCAGCAGGGCGATTTGACCGGTCTGGACCGCACGAACAAACGTCTCACGCTCGGTCCGGTGCTCGACGACGATGGCGCCGAACTGCTGCCCACACGCGAACTCGAATACGACACGCTGATCGTCGCGATCGGCAGCACCACGGCGTTCTTCGGCGTGAAAGGCGCGTCGGAGTTCTCTCTCGCGCTCGATACAGTCAGCCAGGCGGAGCGCTTCCGCAAGCGCCTGATCGCGGCCTGTATGCGCGCGGAGCATCAGGTGCATGAGCCGGTCGAATCGGGCCCGGGCACGTCGCCTTCGTCTGAACCGCGCATCCAGGTGGCGATCGTCGGCGGCGGCGCGACAGGCGTGGAACTCTCGGCCGAGCTGCGCAATACAGCCCAGGTGCTGTCCGCGTACGGTTTGCATAAGCTCGATCCGCGGCACGACGTCGGCATCGTGCTGATCGAGGCGGGGCCGCGTATTTTGCCGGCCTTGCAGGAGCGCGTGTCGACGGCCACCGCAGAATTGCTCACCAAGCTCGGCGTGAAGCTGATGATCGGTGAGACCGTGGCGGAGGTCGCGCCCGGCATGATCCGCACGGCCAGCGGCAAAACCGTGCGCGCCGATCTGACGGTATGGGCGGCGGGTATCAAGGCGCCCGCCATCCTGAGTGAACTCGACGGCCTGCCGGTCAACCGTCTGGGGCAACTCATCGTGCGCCGCACGCTGCAAACTGAAATCGACGACAACATCTTCGCGCTCGGCGATTGCGCGGCCTGCCCATGGCCGGGCAACGAGCGCAATGTGCCGCCGCGTGCGCAAGCGGCCCACCAGCAGGCGAGCTTCCTGATGAAGGCGCTTGCAGCCCGGCTCGAGAACAAGCCGCTGCCTGAATTTACCTATCGCGACTTCGGTTCGCTGGTGTCGCTCGGGCACTTCAGCGCGGTCGGCAATCTGATGGGCGGTGTAATCGGCGGCAATATGCTGATCGAAGGGCTGTTCGCGCGCTTCATGTACATGTCGCTGTACCGCTTGCATATCGCCGCGCTGCACGGTTACGCGCGGATGGTGCTCGACACGTTCGCGCACTGGCTGCGGCGCACCACGCTGCCGCGGGTCAAGCTGCACTGA
- the polA gene encoding DNA polymerase I produces the protein MPEERSLEGKTLLLVDGSSYLYRAYHAMPDLRGPEGGPTGALYGMINMLRRMRKEVTAEYSACVFDAKGKTFRDDWYADYKANRPSMPDDLSRQIEPIHVAVRALGWPLLMIEGVEADDVIGTLSTAAEKRGMNVIVSTGDKDLAQLVSDHVTLINTMTNEKLDREGVIAKFGVPPERIIDYLSLIGDTVDNVPGVEKCGPKTAIKWLAQYETLDGIVAHADEIKGAVGDNLRRALDFLPMAKKLVTVERQCDLTGHVVSIEESLESRPESREELRDVFTRHGFKTWLREVESAEAVEGPETDVPPALTVDHERHYDTVQTWEQFDAWLEKINAAELTAFDTETTSLDPMTAQIVGLSLSVEPGRAAYVPLAHRGPDAPVQLPRDEVLAKLKPWLESAGHKKVGQHMKYDEQVLANYGIEMRGVEHDTLLESYVLESHRTHDMDSLALRHLGIKTIKYEEVAGKGASQIGFDEVALETAAEYAAEDADITLRLHQALYPQVAAEKTLSYVYRDIEVPTSRVLRKMERTGVLIDAEKLRAQSSEIATRLIQLESEAYVLAGGEFNLGSPKQIGQIFFEKLELPVVKKTPSGAPSTDEEVLQKLAEDYPLPKILLEHRGLSKLKSTYTDKLPRMVNAQTGRVHTNYAQAVAVTGRLASNDPNLQNIPVRTGEGRRIREAFIAPPGHKLVSADYSQIELRIMAHISGDESLLRAFSQGEDIHRATAAEIFSVTPLEVSNDQRRVAKVINFGLIYGMSAFGLAANLGITRDAAKLYIDRYFARYPGVARYMDETRLSAKSKGYVETAFGRRLWLPEINGGNGPRRQAAERAAINAPMQGTAADLIKLSMIAVQKWIEESKVGTRMIMQVHDELILEVPDAELSDVRKRLPELMCGVAALKVPLVAEVGAGLNWEEAH, from the coding sequence ATGCCTGAAGAACGAAGCCTAGAAGGTAAGACCCTGCTATTGGTCGACGGTTCGAGTTATCTGTACCGGGCCTACCATGCGATGCCTGATCTGCGCGGACCCGAGGGTGGCCCGACGGGTGCGCTCTATGGAATGATCAACATGCTGCGGCGCATGCGCAAGGAAGTCACAGCAGAGTATAGCGCGTGCGTGTTCGACGCCAAGGGCAAAACGTTTCGCGACGACTGGTATGCCGACTATAAGGCGAACCGCCCGTCCATGCCGGACGATCTCTCGCGCCAGATCGAGCCGATTCACGTCGCCGTGCGCGCGCTCGGCTGGCCGTTGCTGATGATCGAAGGCGTCGAAGCCGACGACGTGATCGGCACGCTCAGCACCGCAGCAGAAAAGCGCGGCATGAACGTGATCGTGTCGACGGGGGACAAGGATCTGGCGCAGCTCGTGTCGGATCATGTCACCCTCATCAATACGATGACCAACGAGAAACTCGACCGCGAAGGCGTGATCGCCAAATTCGGCGTGCCGCCGGAGCGCATCATCGACTACCTGTCGTTGATCGGCGATACCGTCGACAACGTGCCCGGCGTCGAAAAATGCGGGCCGAAAACGGCGATCAAATGGCTCGCGCAGTACGAGACACTCGATGGCATCGTCGCACATGCGGACGAGATCAAGGGTGCGGTAGGAGACAATCTGCGACGTGCGCTCGATTTCTTGCCGATGGCGAAGAAACTCGTCACCGTCGAGCGCCAATGCGATCTGACCGGCCATGTCGTGTCGATCGAAGAAAGCCTGGAAAGCCGGCCGGAATCGCGCGAAGAACTGCGCGACGTGTTCACGCGCCATGGCTTCAAGACCTGGCTGCGTGAGGTGGAATCCGCGGAAGCCGTGGAGGGTCCCGAGACCGATGTACCGCCGGCGCTCACCGTGGATCACGAACGTCACTACGATACCGTGCAGACCTGGGAGCAGTTCGACGCGTGGCTCGAGAAAATCAACGCCGCCGAGCTGACGGCGTTCGATACCGAAACCACCTCGCTCGATCCGATGACCGCGCAAATCGTGGGGCTGTCGTTGTCGGTCGAACCCGGCCGTGCCGCTTATGTGCCGCTCGCGCATCGCGGTCCGGACGCACCCGTGCAATTGCCGCGCGACGAAGTGCTGGCGAAGCTCAAGCCATGGCTCGAGAGTGCCGGTCACAAGAAGGTCGGCCAGCACATGAAGTACGACGAACAGGTGCTGGCGAACTACGGCATCGAAATGCGCGGCGTCGAACATGACACGCTGCTGGAGTCGTACGTGCTTGAATCGCACCGTACGCACGACATGGATAGCCTTGCGCTGCGTCATCTCGGCATCAAGACGATCAAGTACGAAGAGGTGGCGGGCAAGGGTGCGTCGCAGATCGGCTTCGACGAAGTCGCGCTGGAAACGGCCGCCGAATACGCGGCGGAAGACGCCGACATCACCTTGCGTCTGCATCAGGCCTTGTATCCGCAAGTGGCCGCGGAAAAGACGCTCAGCTACGTGTATCGTGATATCGAAGTGCCCACCTCGCGCGTCTTGCGCAAGATGGAGCGCACCGGTGTGCTGATCGACGCGGAAAAGCTGCGCGCGCAAAGCAGCGAAATCGCCACGCGTCTGATTCAGCTGGAAAGCGAAGCATATGTGCTGGCCGGTGGCGAATTCAATCTCGGTTCGCCGAAGCAGATCGGTCAGATCTTCTTCGAGAAGCTCGAATTGCCGGTCGTTAAGAAGACCCCGAGCGGTGCGCCGTCCACCGACGAAGAAGTGCTGCAAAAGCTCGCTGAAGACTATCCGTTGCCGAAGATCCTGCTCGAACACCGAGGTTTGTCGAAGCTGAAATCGACCTACACGGACAAGCTGCCGCGCATGGTCAACGCCCAAACGGGTCGTGTGCATACGAACTATGCGCAGGCGGTGGCGGTCACGGGCCGGCTGGCGTCGAACGATCCGAACCTGCAGAACATCCCCGTGCGTACCGGCGAAGGCCGTCGCATCCGCGAGGCGTTCATTGCACCGCCGGGCCACAAGCTCGTCTCCGCCGACTACTCGCAGATCGAATTGCGCATCATGGCGCACATTTCCGGCGACGAATCCCTGCTGCGTGCGTTCTCGCAAGGCGAAGACATTCACCGCGCCACGGCAGCGGAAATTTTCAGCGTGACGCCGCTCGAAGTGTCGAACGATCAGCGGCGCGTGGCGAAGGTGATCAACTTCGGCCTGATCTACGGCATGAGCGCGTTCGGTCTCGCCGCGAACCTCGGCATTACGCGCGACGCGGCCAAGCTGTATATCGATCGCTATTTCGCGCGTTATCCGGGCGTCGCGCGTTACATGGACGAAACGCGTCTGAGCGCGAAGTCCAAGGGTTACGTGGAAACGGCGTTCGGGCGCCGCCTGTGGCTGCCGGAGATCAACGGCGGCAACGGGCCGCGCCGTCAGGCAGCGGAGCGCGCGGCAATCAACGCGCCGATGCAAGGCACGGCCGCCGACCTGATCAAGCTGTCCATGATCGCGGTGCAGAAGTGGATCGAGGAGTCGAAGGTCGGTACGCGCATGATCATGCAGGTGCACGACGAACTGATCCTCGAGGTGCCGGACGCGGAGTTGTCCGACGTACGTAAGCGCTTGCCGGAACTGATGTGCGGTGTCGCCGCGCTGAAAGTGCCGCTGGTCGCCGAAGTGGGCGCCGGCCTGAACTGGGAAGAAGCGCATTGA
- a CDS encoding TIGR00730 family Rossman fold protein, which produces MTKRKVIPSLRSLADQERATAKKARASWQMFTIMAEFIEATEYLSEIRPAVSIYGSARLKPNSPYYKLATQIARKLSDAGFAVISGGGPGIMEAANKGAHAGKAPSVGLNIELPHEQSGNQWQDISLRFRHFFTRKVTFVKNSDAVIVMPGGFGTLDELAEVLTLIQTKKSRHVPIILVGAEFWEGLLAWFKNSLTPMGLINPTDMDLMQVIDDPDQVLEAVLKFYEDREEAEPHPAKSDEDRMFYL; this is translated from the coding sequence ATGACTAAGAGAAAAGTGATTCCGAGTCTGCGATCACTCGCAGATCAAGAGCGCGCAACGGCTAAGAAGGCCCGCGCATCGTGGCAGATGTTCACGATTATGGCAGAGTTTATCGAGGCGACCGAGTACCTCTCGGAGATTCGTCCGGCTGTCAGCATCTATGGTTCAGCGCGCCTGAAACCGAACTCGCCTTACTACAAACTCGCCACGCAAATCGCGCGCAAGCTGTCCGACGCAGGCTTCGCGGTTATCTCGGGTGGCGGCCCCGGCATCATGGAAGCGGCCAACAAGGGCGCCCATGCGGGCAAAGCCCCTTCGGTCGGCCTGAACATCGAACTGCCGCACGAGCAATCGGGCAATCAATGGCAGGACATCTCGCTGCGTTTCCGCCACTTCTTCACGCGCAAGGTCACGTTCGTCAAGAACTCAGACGCGGTGATCGTCATGCCGGGCGGCTTCGGCACGCTGGACGAGCTCGCCGAGGTCCTCACGCTGATTCAAACCAAGAAATCGCGCCACGTGCCGATCATCCTGGTGGGCGCCGAGTTCTGGGAAGGTCTGCTTGCGTGGTTCAAGAACTCACTCACGCCGATGGGCCTGATCAATCCGACGGACATGGATTTGATGCAGGTGATCGACGACCCGGACCAGGTGCTCGAAGCGGTGCTGAAGTTCTACGAAGACCGCGAAGAAGCCGAGCCGCATCCGGCCAAGTCGGATGAAGACCGGATGTTCTATTTGTGA
- a CDS encoding transcriptional regulator GcvA: protein MARHLPPFPALRAFEAAARHESFTAAANELHVTHGAISRQVAAFEAWLGVQVFHRRGKRVRLTDDGRRYLATVQAAFDSIALATDQLRDTGVVRVLRVNALPTFAMKWLLPRLHQFQRKVPNVELRLSTSNAPVETLDSFDVAVRRGPALWPNCVSGHFLGESEIPVCSPALLQRSPIKAADDLAKHVLLHSDTRPDAWANWLSAAGVTAKCRKKQSFDHFYLALQAAVDGLGVALGPLPLLADELASGRLVVPLAGPRIDARGYWWVARREVAQAPLVAQFCEWLQAQGDQTDVAEASGLEAAH, encoded by the coding sequence ATGGCTCGTCATCTTCCTCCTTTTCCGGCGCTGCGTGCCTTCGAGGCCGCCGCGCGGCATGAAAGCTTCACCGCCGCGGCGAACGAATTGCATGTGACGCACGGTGCAATCAGCCGGCAGGTTGCGGCTTTTGAAGCATGGCTCGGCGTGCAGGTGTTCCATCGTCGCGGCAAGCGCGTGCGCCTGACCGACGACGGCCGCCGCTATCTGGCCACCGTCCAGGCTGCGTTCGACAGCATCGCGCTCGCCACGGATCAACTGCGCGATACGGGCGTCGTTCGCGTTTTAAGGGTGAATGCACTGCCGACCTTCGCAATGAAATGGCTGCTGCCGCGGCTCCATCAATTCCAGCGCAAGGTGCCGAATGTGGAATTGCGCTTGTCGACTTCAAATGCACCGGTCGAGACGCTGGACAGCTTCGACGTCGCGGTGCGGCGCGGTCCGGCGCTTTGGCCGAACTGCGTGAGCGGCCATTTTCTTGGCGAAAGCGAGATTCCGGTGTGCAGTCCCGCGCTCCTGCAACGCTCACCGATCAAGGCGGCCGACGATCTCGCGAAGCACGTGCTGCTGCATTCGGACACGCGGCCCGATGCGTGGGCCAACTGGTTGTCGGCAGCAGGGGTCACGGCGAAATGCCGGAAGAAGCAGTCGTTCGATCACTTCTATCTGGCCTTGCAGGCCGCGGTGGATGGGCTCGGCGTAGCGCTCGGCCCGTTGCCCTTGCTGGCGGACGAGCTGGCATCGGGGCGGCTCGTCGTGCCATTGGCCGGCCCGCGTATCGATGCACGCGGCTATTGGTGGGTGGCGAGGCGGGAGGTCGCGCAGGCGCCGCTAGTGGCGCAGTTCTGCGAATGGCTGCAAGCGCAGGGTGATCAGACGGACGTAGCGGAAGCGAGCGGCCTGGAGGCCGCTCACTAG
- a CDS encoding chromate transporter, giving the protein MDHDLTSTAAGRAPTPTLREIFGGFLGLGLISFGGALPLARRALVDQRRWLTGKEFTDLLGLCQFLPGGNVINLSVAIGMRFRGVPGALAGLLGLIAGPSLVVIGLGVLYEHTQNDPHVRHLFAGLAAAASGLLISMAVKILLPLRDKPMAALIAALGFIAIAIMRLPLLPTMLVLTPLSIYIASRAAR; this is encoded by the coding sequence ATGGATCACGATCTCACTTCAACCGCGGCCGGCCGAGCGCCCACGCCCACATTGCGGGAAATTTTTGGCGGCTTTCTGGGCCTCGGGCTGATCTCGTTCGGCGGCGCATTGCCGTTGGCGCGACGCGCCCTGGTCGACCAACGGCGCTGGCTGACCGGCAAGGAGTTCACCGACTTGCTGGGCCTGTGCCAATTCCTGCCGGGCGGCAACGTGATCAATCTTTCCGTGGCGATCGGGATGCGCTTTCGCGGCGTGCCGGGTGCGCTGGCGGGCCTGCTCGGGTTGATCGCGGGGCCGTCGCTGGTGGTGATCGGCCTTGGCGTGCTGTACGAACACACGCAAAACGACCCGCACGTTCGCCATCTGTTTGCCGGTCTCGCGGCGGCGGCGTCCGGCCTGCTGATCTCGATGGCCGTGAAAATCCTGCTGCCGTTGCGGGATAAACCGATGGCCGCGCTCATCGCGGCGCTCGGCTTCATCGCGATCGCCATCATGCGCCTGCCGCTTCTGCCTACGATGCTGGTGCTCACGCCGCTCAGCATCTACATCGCGTCGAGGGCCGCCCGATGA
- a CDS encoding chromate transporter, giving the protein MNDTLISLAIIFSQLSLLAFGGGNTILPEMQRQVVDVHHWMPASEFSALFALAQAAPGPNLMIVTLVGWHVAGWAGMLVASVAKFGPSSLVTILALHAWERFKDRPWRRYAQMGLVPVTAGIVAASAALIAEASNPTAIAWAICAFTAVLALKTRIHPLWLLAAGSLIGLTGFGQF; this is encoded by the coding sequence ATGAACGACACGCTCATTTCCCTTGCCATCATTTTCAGTCAGCTTTCGCTACTGGCGTTCGGTGGCGGCAACACGATTCTTCCGGAGATGCAGCGTCAGGTAGTGGATGTGCATCACTGGATGCCGGCCAGCGAATTCAGCGCGCTATTCGCGCTCGCGCAAGCGGCACCGGGGCCGAATCTGATGATCGTCACGCTGGTCGGCTGGCACGTGGCGGGTTGGGCGGGGATGCTGGTGGCCTCCGTGGCGAAGTTCGGACCGTCTTCGCTCGTGACGATTCTCGCGCTGCATGCGTGGGAGCGGTTCAAAGACCGTCCGTGGCGGCGTTACGCGCAAATGGGATTGGTGCCGGTGACGGCCGGCATCGTCGCGGCGAGCGCGGCGTTGATCGCCGAGGCGTCGAATCCGACGGCGATTGCATGGGCGATCTGCGCTTTTACTGCTGTGTTGGCGTTGAAGACACGGATTCATCCGCTCTGGTTGCTGGCGGCGGGGAGCTTGATTGGGTTGACGGGGTTTGGGCAGTTTTGA
- a CDS encoding AMP nucleosidase yields MNNDTNQRAVQTPANSFPTESFDDAAEAVTHLSAIYEANTSFLRDAFARYRRNELFERRVRACYPFVRVRTEVNTHIDSRRSYGFVAGPGVFETTVTRPDLFGNYYREQLRLLAKNHHVQIEVGVSDQPIPIHFAFAEGIHLEGDLDRERLFLMRDVFDTPDLALLDDRIVNGTYEPPPGEPHPLALFTAARVDFSLHRLKHYTATSPTHCQNYVLYTNYQFYIDEFVKLGRTMMAHTDDEELRAYRSEYTSFVEPGDVITYNENLGEQAQEGTAPPRLPQMPAYHLKRADGSGITMVNIGVGPSNAKTITDHIAVLRPHAWIMLGHCAGLRNTQRLGDYVLAHGYVREDHVLDDDLPLWVPIPALAEVQVALERAVAQVTQLDGVELKRVMRTGTVASVDNRNWELRDHREPVQRLSQSRAVALDMESATIAANGFRFRVPYGTLLCVSDKPLHGELKLPGMADQFYRAQVDQHLQIGVKAMELLRMNGLHRLHSRKLRSFAEVAFQ; encoded by the coding sequence ATGAACAACGATACCAATCAACGCGCGGTGCAGACTCCCGCCAACAGCTTCCCAACCGAATCCTTTGACGACGCGGCCGAGGCCGTCACGCATCTGTCGGCGATCTACGAAGCGAACACGTCGTTCCTGCGCGACGCCTTCGCGCGCTACCGCCGCAACGAACTGTTCGAACGCCGGGTACGTGCCTGCTACCCGTTCGTCAGAGTGCGCACGGAGGTCAACACGCATATCGACTCGCGCCGCTCGTACGGTTTCGTCGCGGGTCCGGGCGTGTTCGAGACCACGGTCACGCGGCCGGATCTGTTCGGCAACTACTATCGCGAGCAGTTGCGTCTGCTGGCCAAAAACCATCATGTGCAGATCGAGGTCGGCGTGTCCGATCAGCCGATTCCGATTCACTTCGCGTTCGCCGAAGGCATCCATCTCGAAGGCGATCTGGATCGCGAACGCCTGTTCCTGATGCGCGACGTGTTCGACACGCCGGACCTCGCGCTGCTCGACGACCGCATCGTCAACGGCACCTATGAGCCGCCGCCGGGCGAGCCGCATCCGCTGGCGTTGTTCACGGCGGCGCGGGTGGATTTTTCGCTGCATCGATTGAAGCATTACACGGCGACGTCGCCCACGCATTGTCAGAACTACGTGCTGTACACGAACTACCAGTTCTATATCGACGAGTTCGTCAAACTCGGCCGCACGATGATGGCCCATACCGACGACGAAGAACTGCGCGCCTATCGCAGTGAATACACGTCGTTCGTCGAACCGGGCGACGTGATCACGTACAACGAAAATCTCGGCGAGCAGGCCCAGGAAGGCACGGCGCCGCCGCGTTTGCCGCAGATGCCCGCGTATCACCTGAAGCGTGCCGACGGCAGCGGCATCACGATGGTCAACATCGGCGTCGGGCCGTCGAACGCGAAGACGATCACGGATCACATCGCCGTGCTGCGCCCGCATGCGTGGATCATGCTCGGCCACTGCGCGGGTCTGCGCAATACGCAGCGTTTGGGCGACTACGTGCTGGCGCACGGCTACGTGCGCGAAGACCACGTGCTCGACGACGATTTGCCGCTGTGGGTGCCGATTCCTGCACTCGCCGAAGTGCAGGTGGCGCTGGAACGCGCGGTCGCGCAGGTCACGCAACTGGATGGCGTCGAGTTGAAGCGCGTGATGCGCACGGGCACGGTGGCGAGTGTCGATAACCGCAACTGGGAGTTGCGCGATCATCGCGAGCCGGTGCAGCGGCTCTCGCAAAGCCGTGCGGTCGCGCTCGATATGGAAAGCGCGACGATCGCCGCTAACGGGTTCCGTTTCCGCGTGCCTTACGGCACCTTACTTTGTGTGTCGGATAAGCCTTTGCATGGCGAGTTGAAACTGCCCGGCATGGCGGATCAGTTCTATCGCGCGCAGGTCGATCAGCATCTGCAGATCGGCGTGAAGGCGATGGAGTTGTTGCGGATGAACGGGCTACATCGTTTGCATAGCCGCAAGTTGCGCAGTTTCGCGGAAGTGGCGTTTCAGTAA
- a CDS encoding homoserine kinase, giving the protein MAVFTAVTEPQLAEWMRHYDLGEVVEFRGIPSGIENSNFFLTTTRGEYVLTIFEKLTAGQLPFYLDLMQHLAAHRVPVPDPMPREDGALFGMLHGKPAAIVTKLEGAPELAPQIEHCVEVGQMLARMHLAGRDYPRYQPNLRSLPWWKETVPTILPFLADTQRDLLSSELAHQEAFFASADYRTLPEGPCHADLFRDNALFAHAAPETGHEVRLGGFFDFYFAGCDKWLFDVAVTVNDWCVDLATGKLDEARTEAMLRAYQTVRPFTVEENRHWGDMLRAGAYRFWVSRLYDFHLPRAAELLKPHDPGHFERILRERLSGVALPGIHTSCN; this is encoded by the coding sequence ATGGCTGTCTTCACCGCTGTCACCGAACCCCAACTAGCAGAATGGATGCGTCACTACGATCTCGGCGAAGTCGTCGAGTTTCGCGGCATCCCGTCCGGTATTGAGAACAGCAACTTCTTTCTGACGACGACGCGCGGCGAATACGTCCTCACGATTTTCGAAAAGCTGACGGCCGGGCAACTGCCGTTCTATCTCGATCTGATGCAGCATCTGGCCGCGCACCGCGTGCCGGTGCCGGATCCCATGCCGCGCGAAGACGGCGCGCTGTTCGGCATGCTGCACGGCAAGCCCGCCGCCATCGTGACCAAGCTTGAAGGCGCGCCGGAGTTGGCGCCGCAAATCGAACACTGCGTCGAAGTCGGGCAAATGCTCGCGCGCATGCACCTGGCAGGGCGCGACTACCCACGCTATCAGCCGAATCTGCGCAGCCTGCCGTGGTGGAAAGAAACCGTGCCGACCATCCTGCCGTTCCTTGCGGACACGCAGCGCGACTTGCTGTCGTCCGAACTGGCGCATCAGGAGGCTTTCTTCGCGTCGGCGGATTACCGCACGCTTCCCGAAGGCCCGTGCCACGCCGACCTGTTCCGCGACAACGCGCTGTTCGCGCATGCCGCGCCGGAAACCGGCCACGAGGTGCGGCTGGGCGGTTTCTTCGACTTCTATTTCGCCGGCTGCGACAAGTGGCTGTTCGACGTCGCGGTAACAGTCAACGACTGGTGCGTCGACCTCGCCACCGGCAAGCTCGACGAGGCGCGCACCGAAGCCATGCTGCGCGCCTACCAGACCGTGCGCCCGTTCACCGTCGAGGAAAACCGTCATTGGGGCGACATGCTGCGTGCGGGTGCTTACCGCTTCTGGGTCTCGCGCCTGTATGATTTTCATTTGCCGCGCGCGGCCGAGCTGCTCAAACCGCACGACCCCGGCCATTTCGAGCGCATCCTGCGCGAACGCCTGTCCGGCGTAGCACTTCCAGGCATTCATACCTCATGCAACTGA